The Macrobrachium nipponense isolate FS-2020 chromosome 44, ASM1510439v2, whole genome shotgun sequence genome contains the following window.
gagttgactcttgaaaatgtccttgaaagccctgggattctcggccaaatacactagcaagggcttaagtttcaagtcgccacttgcattggccccaaagagtaaagtcagtcgctccttaccagctttatggccaggtgctgacttctccttggaaaggtacgtacgGTTGGGCATCCTTTCCCAAAATAAGCCAGTCTCATCTACATTAAAAACTTGGTCAGctgtgtaaccaccatccttaattatttcagccaaaccactaggaaaactttctgctgctttgCTATCAGCACTaccagcttcaccttgcagcttcacattatgcaaattagcACGAGCCTtgaaacggttaaaccaacctctactcgcggaaaattcaccactaGCACTGCCTTCCCCATACTTTTTCACTATTGCCtcatgcagctctctagccttctgGATCACACTTAGGCTCAttggaacacgtcgctggttctggtcctccagccagatcatcagcAACTTCTCCATTtccacaatgctctggctacgttgcttcacGTTAATCACCGTTGCCTTCAttggtgcagcatccttaatgtgcttgagaatgcgttccttgtccttcactatGGTTACCACCGTCGTCCTGCTAAGGCCCAAAGCACGACCTATCTCGGTGTTCGTCTCTCCCTTCTCAGAACGTTTAACGACGTCGTACTTTACCTCCatggtgatgaccttcctcttcttagatgAACTATCATTGGAGGAAGTACTCTGCCGTTTGGGAGCCATAGTAAAGGCACGAAAAATGCTAAAAATTCAGCAACGTAGCAAGACACAACCTAGCGAAATGAAGGCAACCACGCGACTGAAGTGGCGTTGTTCGGTATTGTTACGCTGCACAGCATCCTCGACCCAGCTAGGTCGTTGTCCGGTCAATTTACCTTACATTTAATAGTGTAAATTTATTTATGGgtcctccgctcagaaactagttctgcgtatgag
Protein-coding sequences here:
- the LOC135203971 gene encoding tigger transposable element-derived protein 1-like, which encodes MAPKRQSTSSNDSSSKKRKVITMEVKYDVVKRSEKGETNTEIGRALGLSRTTVVTIVKDKERILKHIKDAAPMKATVINVKQRSQSIVEMEKLLMIWLEDQNQRRVPMSLSVIQKARELHEAIVKKYGEGSASGEFSASRGWFNRFKARANLHNVKLQGEAGSADSKAAESFPSGLAEIIKDGGYTADQVFNVDETGLFWERMPNRTYLSKEKSAPGHKAGGVPSTKYNIAYTADGPGSNR